A section of the Salminus brasiliensis chromosome 10, fSalBra1.hap2, whole genome shotgun sequence genome encodes:
- the syne1b gene encoding nesprin-1 isoform X10 — MESKVSQNGDISIEEMIEKLRKDYQEELSVAQEEKQQLQQMGERLVRASHESKASEIEHKLSKVSERWQHLLDLISARAKKLRETLVAVQQLDKNMSSLRSWLAHIETELSRPIVYDTCDFQEIQRKLDLQQELQRDIEKHSTGVASVLNLCEVLLHDCDACATDTECDSIQQATRTLDRRWRSICAMSMERRLKIEETWRLWQTFLNDFSRFEEWLEMSERTAALPNSSGVLYTVAKEELKKFEGFQRHVHESLTQLELINKQYRRLARENRTDAACRLREMAHDGNQRWDNLQRRVSSILRRLKHFISQREEFETARDSILVWLTEMDLQLTNIEHFSECDVQAKIKQLKAFQQEISLNTAKIEHIFHQGEALIEKSEPLDATVIEEELEELQRYCQEVFGRVERYYKKLVRLPLTDDEHDVSYSDREFDLDEPADVSSLPWSERLGDGLFSPLPSSSRSASLAAPLRTERSGRDTPASVDSIPLEWDHDYDLSRGLESASRALASEHGEEGEDEAFLQGSASALSDVEIPESPEAYVKLTEQTLRSTSGEATSLETHFRQLSKALDSSRFHLQQTENIIRSRTPTGPELDDSYMGYMRLLGECRGSIDTVRRVGFELKEAEDKMAGFVNPNSETQTSGVIERWELLQAQALSKELRMKQNLQQWQQFNSDLNSIWSWLIQAEKELEQQRTLDVSTDIQTIELRIKKLKELQKAVDKRKAIVLSINLCSSEFVQSDSDESRELQGRMKEMNDHWERLTSSLDEWRRSLQDALMQCQDFHEMSHGLLLWLENIDRRRNEIVPIDHSQDSDTLQEHHKTLSQIRRELLDSQLKVASLQDMSLQLLVHSEGSDCLEAKEKVHVIGNRLKLLLKEVTRDIRELEKTLDITSSQQDLSSWSSADELDTSGSLSPMSGRSTPSRQRSPRGKSSLSQPGPSVSSPHRRSPSAGGSVSSHSDDKEPRSWCRTFLQRVLWASLPVQLLLLLLLVALACLVPMSEEDYNCAQSNNFARSFHPMLSYTNGPPPI; from the exons ATGGAGAGCAAGGTCTCCCAGAATGGTGATATCAGCATTGAGGAGATGATTGAAAAACTCAGAAAG GACTATCAAGAAGAGCTATCAGTGGCACAGGAGGaaaagcagcagctgcagcaaatGGGGGAGCGTTTGGTCAGGGCTAGCCATGAGAGCAAAGCCTCAGAGATTGAGCACAAACTCAGCAAAGTCAGCGAGCGCTGGCAGCATCTCCTAGACCTCATCAGTGCAAG AGCAAAGAAGCTCAGGGAGACACTGGTGGCCGTACAGCAGCTGGATAAGAACATGAGCAGCCTGCGCTCCTGGCTTGCCCACATTGAGACCGAGCTCTCGCGTCCTATTGTCTACGACACCTGTGACTTTCAGGAGATCCAAAGGAAACTGGACCTACAACAG GAGCTGCAGAGGGACATAGAAAAGCACAGCACAGGTGTGGCCTCTGTGCTGAACCTATGCGAGGTGCTGTTGCACGACTGCGATGCCTGTGCCACAGATACAGAGTGTGACTCCATCCAGCAGGCCACACGCACCCTGGACCGCCGCTGGAGGAGCATTTGTGCCATGTCAATGGAAAGAAGGCTCAA GATTGAGGAAACTTGGAGACTCTGGCAAACGTTTCTGAATGACTTCTCTCGCTTTGAGGAGTGGCTGGAAATGTCAGAGAGGACAGCTGCTTTGCCAAACTCCTCTGGTGTGCTGTACACAGTGGCCAAAGAAGAGCTAAAGAAGTTTGAG GGTTTTCAGCGCCATGTACATGAGAGTCTGACCCAACTAGAGCTGATCAATAAACAGTACAGACGGTTGGCACGTGAGAACCGCACTGATGCAGCCTGCCGCCTGCGGGAGATGGCCCATGACGGAAACCAGCGCTGGGATAACCTGCAGAGACGAGTGTCCTCCATCCTCCGCCGCCTCAAG CACTTCATTAGCCAAAGGGAAGAGTTTGAAACGGCTCGAGACAGCATACTGGTGTGGCTGACTGAGATGGACCTCCAGCTGACTAACATTGAGCATTTCTCTGAGTGTGATGTCCAAGCCAAAATTAAACAACTTAAG GCATTCCAGCAGGAGATCTCTCTGAACACAGCCAAGATTGAGCACATCTTCCACCAGGGAGAGGCCCTAATTGAGAAGAGTGAGCCTTTGGACGCTACTGTCATTGAGGAGGAGCTTGAGGAGCTGCAGCGCTACTGCCAGGAGGTGTTTGGACGAGTGGAACGCTACTACAAGAAACTCGTTCGCCTGCCG CTAACAGATGATGAGCATGACGTTTCCTACTCGGATAGAGAATTTGATTTAGACGAGCCGGCAGATGTGTCCAGCCTTCCGTGGAGCGAGCGTCTGGGCGACGGTCTGTTCTCTCCATTGCCCTCCTCCAGCCGCTCTGCCTCCCTGGCTGCCCCGCTGCGGACAGAGCGCTCAGGTCGGGACACCCCAGCCAGCGTGGACTCCATCCCTCTGGAGTGGGACCATGACTATGACCTGAGCCGTGGCCTGGAGAGCGCTAGCAGGGCTCTGGCATCAGAGCATGGAGAAGAGGGAGAGGATGAAGCTTTCCTCCAGGGTTCAGCGTCTGCACTctcag ATGTAGAGATCCCAGAGAGCCCTGAGGCATATGTTAAACTAACAGAGCAAACACTGAGGTCCACATCTG GTGAAGCAACCTCTCTGGAGACTCACTTCAGGCAGCTGTCCAAGGCCCTGGACAGCAGCCGCTTCCACCTGCAGCAAACGGAGAACATCATCCGCAGCCGCACGCCCACTGGCCCTGAGCTTGATGACTCCTACATGGGCTAT ATGCGGTTGCTTGGAGAGTGTCGTGGCAGTATTGACACGGTAAGGAGGGTTGGCTTTGAGCTGAAGGAGGCAGAAGACAAGATGGCAGGTTTTGTGAACCCCAACTCAGAAACACAGACTTCAG GTGTGATTGAGCGCTGGGAGCTTCTGCAGGCTCAGGCTCTCAGCAAAGAGCTGCGCATGAAGCAGAACTTGCAGCAGTGGCAGCAGTTTAACTCAGACCTGAACAGCATATGGAGTTGGCTCATTCAGGCTGAGAAGGAGCTGGAGCAACAGCGGACGCTGGACGTCAGCACAGACATACAGACCATCGAGCTTCGCATCAAGAAGCTCAAG GAGCTGCAGAAGGCTGTGGATAAGCGGAAGGCAATAGTGCTGTCCATAAACTTGTGCAGTTCTGAGTTTGTGCAGTCCGATAGTGATGAGTCTCGGGAGCTCCAGGGCCGCATGAAGGAAATGAATGACCACTGGGAGCGGCTAACTAGCTCTCTGGATGAATGGAGGCGCTCTCTCCAAGATGCATTAATGCAGTGCCAG GACTTTCATGAAATGAGTCATGGTCTATTGCTGTGGCTGGAAAATATTGACCGGAGGAGAAATGAAATTGTACCTATTGATCACAGTCAGGACAGTGACACCCTGCAGGAGCATCACAAAACCCTCTCG CAAATCCGTCGGGAGCTGCTTGACTCGCAGCTGAAGGTGGCCTCCTTGCAGGACATGTCCCTGCAGCTGCTGGTCCACTCAGAGGGCAGTGACTGCTTGGAGGCCAAGGAGAAGGTTCATGTTATTGGGAACCGACTTAAGCTGCTGCTGAAAGAGGTGACACGTGACATCAGAGAGCTGGAGAAgaccctggacatcaccagcAGTCAGCAG GATTTGTCGTCTTGGTCATCTGCTGATGAACTGGACACATCTGGATCCTTAAGTCCCATGTCTGGCCGGAGCACTCCAAGTCGCCAACGATCG CCACGGGGCAAAAGTAGTCTGTCACAGCCTGGACCGTCTGTGAGCAGTCCACACCGCAG GTCTCCCAGCGCCGGTGGATCCGTTTCCTCCCATTCTGACGACAAAGAGCCGCGCTCCTGGTGCAGAACATTCCTCCAACGTGTCCTTTGGGCCTCACTGCCTGTGcagctcctcctgctgctgttgctggtgGCCTTGGCCTGCCTGGTGCCTATGTCTGAGGAGGACTACAATTGTGCCCAGTCCAACAACTTCGCCCGCTCATTCCACCCTATGCTCAGCTACACCAACGGGCCTCCTCCAATATGA